The stretch of DNA AATATCCTTATTGTTTTGTTGTAATCATCTCACTAATTATTTGCTCTTGTACAAGTAAATACGAAGATGTTGTATTTAAAGAAAAAGCACCTCAAGATTGGGAAAACCCCGCAGTATTTCAAATTAATAAAGAAGCCCCTCGAGCATACTTTATACCATTTGCATCCATAGATGAAGCCAATACCGAGGATTTGTGGTCTTCATCATTTATAAGATCATTGAATGGTGTTTGGGACTTTCATTTGGCACAAAACCCTTCAGAAAGACCGGCTTGGTTTTTTAAAGATGATTATGATATCAGTGATTGGGGCACTATAAACGTACCAGCCAACTGGGAACTGGAAGGCTATGATTATCCCATATACACAAATGCTAAATACCCACATGAAAAAACCCCGCCAACTATTCAAGATCATTACAACCCAGTCGGTTCATATAAGCGAGCATTTAAAATACCAGCCAACTGGAAAAACAAGGAAATATTTCTTCATTTCGGTGCAGCAGGTTCTGCTGTAAATATATGGGTTAATGAGCAATTTGTTGGTTATAGTGAAGATAGTAAACTACCTGCCGAATTTAATATTACTAAATATTTAAAAGGAGGAGACAATACACTAGCTGTTGAAATCTATAGATGGAGTGATGCATCATACCTAGAAGATCAGGATTTTTGGAGAATGAGTGGGATAACACGTGATGTGTTTTTAATGGCGCGAAACAAACAACATATTCGGGATTTTAAAATAAAATCAGGCTTAGATGAAAGTTATGTAAATGGCGAATTTTCTTTAGATGTTATATTGATTAACCCACGAAGAGAAACAAAAGAATTAATTGTTGAAGCGGTACTATTTGATAACGATCAGCTACTCAAAAAATTTGAAGAAAAGATAAAACTAACAGAAGAACAATCAAAGTTAAGTTTTAATGAAACATTTCAGGAAGTTAAACAATGGTCGGCGGAACAGCCTAATCTCTATGAATTAGTAATGACCCTAAAAGATGCATCAGAGCATGTTATAGAGGTCATTAGGCAGGAAGTTGGTTTTCGGACCGTAGAAATTAAAGACGGTGTGCTTTTAGTAAATGGTAAATACATCTATCTTAAAGGAACAAACATGCACGAACATCATGATGTAACTGGACATTATGTAGATAGAGAAACCATGCTTAATGATATTAAAATTATGAAAGAACATAATATTAATGCTGTTCGTACATCACACTATCCGCAACCTGAATTTTGGTACACATTATGCAATAAATATGGCCTTTATGTAGTAGATGAAGCTAATATTGAATCTCATGGTATGGGCTATGGTGAAGCATCTTTAGCAAAAGATTCTACTTGGATGGATGCGCACTTGTATCGTACAAAAAACATGTATGAACGCGACAAAAATCAGCCGTCAGTTATTAGTTGGTCATTAGGCAATGAAGCCGGTAATGGTGTCAATTTTTTTGCAACTTATAAGTATTTAAAAGAAGAAGATAATACAAGACCTATACAACACGAAAGAGCAGAAAATAAAGACTGGAATACCGACCTTTACAGTAGTATGTATTTGCCTACTGACAGAATGATTAAATATGCCGAATCCGATTATGATAAACCCTTAATACTATGTGAATATGCGCATGCTATGGGGAATAGTTTGGGTAACTTTCAAGATTATTGGGATGTTATTGAAAAATACAGAGCCCTACAAGGTGGTTTTATATGGGATTGGGTTGATCAGGGGCTACTTACCGAAAATGAAGATGGCGAAAAATATTGGGCTTATGGGGGTGACTTTGGGCCAAAAGATGTACCTTCAAATGGTAATTTTTGTAACAATGGTTTAGTCAATCCAGATAGGGCTGTAAAACCGCATTTGCTTGAAGCTAAAAAAGTATATCAATATATTGGCTTTAGCCCTGTTAACTTAGAAAATGGAGTGTTTAATATCCAAAACAAATATGGGTTCACGAATTTATCTGAATTTGATATTGATTGGGCCATTATTGGAGATGGAAAAGTCATAGACAGTGGCAACGTTGAATCGTTAAATATTGAACCGGATGAGACAGCTGCTATTCATTTGGATTATACTATTGTACCAGAACCGGGAACACGTTATTTTTTAAATTTTTCAGCAAAAACAAATCAAGATAAAGGAATTCTTAGCAAAGGACATGAAGTTGCCAGAGAACAATTTGAATTGCCTTTTTACGAAGAAACTCCTAAAGGGGATATTAAAGAATTACCATCTCTTTCCTTTACCCAAAATGAAACTGAGGCTACGATAACCGGAAAATCATTTACTATTGTTTTTGATTTAAAGAATGGCGTCATGAAAAGTTTAAAAACCGATGGTATTGAATTCCTGAGTAAGGGACCAATCCCTAACTTTTGGCGTGCGCCTATAGATAATGATTTTGGCAATAACTTACATAAACGTTCTAAAATTTGGCGTAAAGCTGGAGAAAACAGGAAAGTACGTAGTGTAGGATTGACACAAAAAACAGATCATATGGTTCAACTCTCTTACGAATTTGATTTAGTTAATGATACCACAGGGCAGAACATTGGTAATTATACTTCAGTATATTCTATTTATGGTAATGGGCAAGTGAAAGTTGAAAATGATTTTCAGATGAGTAAAGATGATTTACCTGAAATAGTTAGAATGGGAATGAATTTGGTAATGCCTGGAAACTTTAATCAAATGTCATGGCAGGGTAGAGGCCCGCATGAATCATATTGGGATAGGAAAACAAGCGCATTTGTTGGTTTATATGAAGGCTCTGTTGCCGAACAGTATTGGGCATATTTACGTCCCCAGGAGAATGGAAACAAAACAGATGTAGATTGGTTGTCAATAACCAATAAAGAAGGAGTCGGCTTACTATTTGTTGGAAATGAATTACTCTCAGTAAGCGCACATCATAATATTATGGAAGATTTTGAGTCACTGGAAAGAACAGATGGAAGAGCAGGTATAACACCTAATAATCGACACACAACTGATGTAAAACCACGCGATCTTACTTCCGTAAATATAGACTATAAACAAATGGGCGTTGGCGGAGATGATAGCTGGGGTGCTTTTACGCATCCAGAATACAGGCTAACGAGTAAGCAGTATCAGTATACATTTTCATTCAAGCCTATAGCAAAAACAGATAACGTCATTGAAAGCTCAAAAAGAATGAAAAGTATCATGATTCACAAATAATGAAATGAGGCGTATATTAATATAATAATGTTCTTTTTTAACGATTGCTTGTCATTCCTGCGAAAGCAGGAATTCATATGCAAAAAGAGTGGATTCCGCATCAAGTGCTGAATGACAAAACTATCTTTAAAAGTTTATAGAAACTAAAGTAACTGCAATGAAATTGCAGAGTTTTAATCTTTAACTTGAAAACAAAACTTATTTAATCTAATAAAACCAATTAAATCTCAAAATTCAATTGGTATAAAACACTTTTAATTAATGAACTTTTTTTGCAAAAACTTCTTTTTCATAGTATTAGTACTGAACGCCTCTTTAAGTGCCCAGACTAAAAAAATCTACCATAAGGACTGGATAGATTTCAACAAAAATGGTACAAAAGATATCTATGAAGACCAAACAAAAGATGTAGAAGAGCGTATAAACAATCTGGTATCGTTAATGACCATGGAAGAAAAAACCATGCAGTTAGTGACTTTATATGGTTATGGACGTGTAGCTACCGATGAACTTCCTACTAGATCATGGAAAAATGAATTATGGAAAGATGGTTTAGCGAATATTGATGAAGCATCTAATGGTGTTTCAAAAAAAGCAAAGTATACATTTCCATATAGCAAACATGTGTGGGCATTAAACAAAATTCAAACCTTTTTTGTTGAAGAAACCAGATTAGGTATCCCAGTTGAATTTACAAATGAAGGTATTCGCGGATTAAACCATGTAAAAGCAACATCGTTTCCTGCTCAAATCGGTATGGGGTCTACCTGGAACCCAGAACTGCTTTACAAAGTTGGGCAGGTTATAGGTAAAGAAGCTTATGCTTTAGGCTATAATAATATTTATTCACCTGTTTTAGATGTTGCTCGGGATCAGCGTTGGGGGCGTATTGTAGAAAGTTTTGGTGAAGACCCCTTTTTAGTTTCCGAATATGGTGTGCAAATCAGTAAAGGTATACAAGAACAAGGTGTCGTAAATACGTTAAAGCACTATGCGGTGTACTCAGCACCAAAAGGTGGACGTGATGGAAATGTACGTGTAGATCCGCATATTACTTGGCGCGATATGCATTTAATGTATCTGTATCCGTTTAAACGTGCTATCCAAGAAACCAATATTATGGGCGTTATGAGTTCGTATAATGATTACGATGGAGACCCCATAACTGGGAGTCATTATTTCCTCACAGAACTATTACGAGACACTTATGGTTTTAAGGGCTATGTCGTGTCAGATAGTGAAGCATTAGCCTATTTGCATTATCAGCATCATGTAGTAGACTCTTATAAACAGGCCGTTTTAAAAGCTATAACAGCAGGGTTAAATGTACGCACGACGTTTAATCCACCTAATAAATTTATAGAACCTCTGCGAGAATTAGTTTATGAAGGTACCATTCCTATGGCATTACTAGACCAACGTGTAAAAGAAGTTTTGCATGTTAAGTTTAAAGAAGGGCTTTTTGATAAGCCTTATAAAGAAGCTGCTTTAGCAGATAAAGTTGTAAAAACAGATGCTCATAAAGCACTATCCTTACAAGCCTCCAGAGAATCTATTATTCTTTTAAAGAATGCAAATAATACCTTACCTCTAGATAAAAACAAGTTGAAAAATGTTTTAGTTTGCGGACCAACAGCCAAAGATACTATAAGCTCTGTAAGTCGTTATGGTGCGTTAAGAACGCATACTGTTTCTGGGTATGAAGGTATTGTTAATCATTTAAAAGATAAAGTTGAAGTTACTTTTGCTGAAGGGATTGATATAAAAGACGAAAACTGGCCAGATTCTGAGG from Flavivirga spongiicola encodes:
- a CDS encoding glycoside hydrolase family 3 N-terminal domain-containing protein, which codes for MNFFCKNFFFIVLVLNASLSAQTKKIYHKDWIDFNKNGTKDIYEDQTKDVEERINNLVSLMTMEEKTMQLVTLYGYGRVATDELPTRSWKNELWKDGLANIDEASNGVSKKAKYTFPYSKHVWALNKIQTFFVEETRLGIPVEFTNEGIRGLNHVKATSFPAQIGMGSTWNPELLYKVGQVIGKEAYALGYNNIYSPVLDVARDQRWGRIVESFGEDPFLVSEYGVQISKGIQEQGVVNTLKHYAVYSAPKGGRDGNVRVDPHITWRDMHLMYLYPFKRAIQETNIMGVMSSYNDYDGDPITGSHYFLTELLRDTYGFKGYVVSDSEALAYLHYQHHVVDSYKQAVLKAITAGLNVRTTFNPPNKFIEPLRELVYEGTIPMALLDQRVKEVLHVKFKEGLFDKPYKEAALADKVVKTDAHKALSLQASRESIILLKNANNTLPLDKNKLKNVLVCGPTAKDTISSVSRYGALRTHTVSGYEGIVNHLKDKVEVTFAEGIDIKDENWPDSEVFDIPLNDEEKTMIADAVTKAEKTDAIILFVGEEKEMVGENLSRTSLDLPGHQQKLITALSKTGKPLIVVLINGHPLSVNYADRQADAILQGWFPGEFGGQAIAEIIFGNYNPGGHLPVTMLKTVGQIPFNFPYKPNAHAGQAKEGPNGTGKSRIVTELYPFGHGLSYTTFGYSNLKINNKLTTKSGTLTVNFEVENTGDRAGDVVPQFYINDEVSSLTVYKWQLRGFKRIHLKPNEKRTVSFTITPKALEFINLDREFVVEKGVFNIAIGNSSTDFQLKGSFNIDE
- a CDS encoding glycoside hydrolase family 2 TIM barrel-domain containing protein, giving the protein MKYPYCFVVIISLIICSCTSKYEDVVFKEKAPQDWENPAVFQINKEAPRAYFIPFASIDEANTEDLWSSSFIRSLNGVWDFHLAQNPSERPAWFFKDDYDISDWGTINVPANWELEGYDYPIYTNAKYPHEKTPPTIQDHYNPVGSYKRAFKIPANWKNKEIFLHFGAAGSAVNIWVNEQFVGYSEDSKLPAEFNITKYLKGGDNTLAVEIYRWSDASYLEDQDFWRMSGITRDVFLMARNKQHIRDFKIKSGLDESYVNGEFSLDVILINPRRETKELIVEAVLFDNDQLLKKFEEKIKLTEEQSKLSFNETFQEVKQWSAEQPNLYELVMTLKDASEHVIEVIRQEVGFRTVEIKDGVLLVNGKYIYLKGTNMHEHHDVTGHYVDRETMLNDIKIMKEHNINAVRTSHYPQPEFWYTLCNKYGLYVVDEANIESHGMGYGEASLAKDSTWMDAHLYRTKNMYERDKNQPSVISWSLGNEAGNGVNFFATYKYLKEEDNTRPIQHERAENKDWNTDLYSSMYLPTDRMIKYAESDYDKPLILCEYAHAMGNSLGNFQDYWDVIEKYRALQGGFIWDWVDQGLLTENEDGEKYWAYGGDFGPKDVPSNGNFCNNGLVNPDRAVKPHLLEAKKVYQYIGFSPVNLENGVFNIQNKYGFTNLSEFDIDWAIIGDGKVIDSGNVESLNIEPDETAAIHLDYTIVPEPGTRYFLNFSAKTNQDKGILSKGHEVAREQFELPFYEETPKGDIKELPSLSFTQNETEATITGKSFTIVFDLKNGVMKSLKTDGIEFLSKGPIPNFWRAPIDNDFGNNLHKRSKIWRKAGENRKVRSVGLTQKTDHMVQLSYEFDLVNDTTGQNIGNYTSVYSIYGNGQVKVENDFQMSKDDLPEIVRMGMNLVMPGNFNQMSWQGRGPHESYWDRKTSAFVGLYEGSVAEQYWAYLRPQENGNKTDVDWLSITNKEGVGLLFVGNELLSVSAHHNIMEDFESLERTDGRAGITPNNRHTTDVKPRDLTSVNIDYKQMGVGGDDSWGAFTHPEYRLTSKQYQYTFSFKPIAKTDNVIESSKRMKSIMIHK